From a single Lentisphaera profundi genomic region:
- a CDS encoding sulfatase-like hydrolase/transferase, with the protein MNKIFLMNKSLMAGAMLFLSLGTTFAAESAKPAAKKIIKPNILFIMVDDLGKEWVSSYGSEDIKTPNIDALAKNGMTFNNAYSMPSCTSSRTMLLTGKYPWRNGYVSHWDVPRWGVAYFDWKQKENTTFARLMKNLDYKTCAAGKWQINDFRIEPQAMKKHGFDDWAMWTGSETGNAASDKRYYNPYINTPEGSKTYAGKFGPDVYSDHIIKFMTKHKEDAMCIYYPMALVHRKWVASPDEPKAKSRLERHISMVRYADKMVGKLMRSLDDLKIRDRTIVIFTTDNGTTGPHLGFSAMRNGKMVVGAKGELSEAGVCAPFIVNCPGLVPEGVESDALTDFADMLPTFVELGGGELPEGLIIDGTSIAPVILGKKQDSARDWIMSLGGGGGRMTEHGVRGAKVFGSRVIRDKQYKAWVSEQKQITRLHDLKKDPWEKTNLLDSELAEHKVALQKFQAVVDSLPDQDASPLYEARAANPWDMEIKKARTSKKINNK; encoded by the coding sequence ATGAATAAAATATTTTTAATGAATAAAAGCTTGATGGCAGGGGCAATGCTTTTTTTAAGCCTCGGAACGACCTTTGCAGCTGAGAGTGCGAAGCCAGCAGCCAAAAAAATCATTAAACCCAACATCCTTTTCATTATGGTTGATGACCTCGGAAAGGAGTGGGTCAGCTCCTACGGCTCAGAAGATATCAAGACCCCGAATATCGACGCTCTAGCCAAGAATGGCATGACTTTTAACAACGCCTACTCCATGCCCTCATGTACCTCTTCACGCACGATGTTGCTGACCGGAAAATACCCTTGGCGCAATGGTTATGTGAGTCACTGGGACGTCCCACGCTGGGGAGTCGCCTATTTTGACTGGAAACAGAAGGAAAACACCACCTTTGCCCGACTGATGAAGAATCTTGATTACAAAACTTGTGCCGCAGGTAAATGGCAGATCAATGACTTTCGCATCGAACCCCAGGCGATGAAGAAGCACGGTTTTGATGACTGGGCGATGTGGACCGGCAGTGAGACTGGTAACGCAGCCAGTGACAAGCGTTATTACAACCCTTATATCAATACTCCAGAGGGTAGCAAAACCTACGCCGGAAAGTTCGGTCCAGACGTTTATAGCGACCACATAATCAAATTCATGACCAAGCATAAAGAGGACGCCATGTGTATCTATTACCCCATGGCACTCGTGCATAGAAAGTGGGTAGCTAGCCCGGATGAACCCAAGGCAAAGAGTCGCCTCGAAAGACACATTTCCATGGTTCGCTATGCGGATAAGATGGTGGGTAAATTGATGAGATCACTGGATGATCTGAAGATACGTGATCGCACTATTGTTATCTTTACCACCGATAATGGCACCACTGGCCCTCACCTAGGATTCAGCGCTATGCGCAACGGAAAAATGGTCGTAGGAGCCAAAGGTGAACTATCTGAAGCCGGCGTTTGCGCACCCTTTATTGTCAACTGTCCGGGACTCGTTCCGGAGGGTGTCGAAAGCGATGCACTGACTGACTTTGCCGATATGCTACCCACCTTCGTAGAACTCGGAGGCGGCGAGCTTCCTGAGGGCCTCATCATCGACGGAACTTCTATTGCTCCTGTGATTCTAGGTAAAAAGCAGGATTCAGCTCGCGATTGGATCATGTCACTTGGTGGCGGTGGCGGACGAATGACTGAGCACGGGGTGCGAGGCGCAAAAGTTTTTGGCTCTCGAGTCATTCGCGACAAGCAGTACAAAGCCTGGGTCTCTGAACAGAAGCAGATCACCCGCCTACACGATCTCAAGAAGGATCCATGGGAAAAAACAAATCTACTTGATAGCGAGCTCGCTGAACACAAAGTGGCGCTGCAAAAGTTTCAGGCTGTCGTTGACTCACTTCCCGATCAGGATGCTAGCCCTCTCTATGAAGCACGAGCGGCCAATCCATGGGATATGGAGATTAAGAAAGCAAGAACGTCCAAAAAAATAAACAATAAATAG
- a CDS encoding beta-N-acetylhexosaminidase — protein MHKRLMTAWMLSMSILSSFAAERTPENGFGIVPMPYEAKTKAGKSFLITKDTVIIGQAEASKNCASYLQQRLRKSCGLTLKRKGAASGTSIVLSLSDDAHAFTENDAYSLESTAEKIIIAAKTERGLFYGVQSLLQLLPPAVYGDKIQAGLELKVPALSIKDKPSMDRIRGLHVDISRHFRTKEELLKIIDSMAMHKLNTLHLHLTDDDAWRIEIKAYPKLTTVGAIGSRSNPKAPAQFLTQQDAKEIYTYAKSRYISIIPEIDMPGHIASAIRAYPDLKNPKELRQPGKVMRGDAQGLEFAKKVLSEINELFDPEYIHIGCDEVNYKVKSEIYSKKELVAFATELSSFIKNDLKKTPIVWDDAFMHGFHDKGAVVQWWRYGKKYWWKKLKNTVDEEANLRQQPFILSPAYWTYFDMKNSGTRGGWAKPISPAQLYNWDPFGDMLGKTEQTRKLVVGAIACTWSESIKTMKDFGDRTYPRLASFSERTWRGGKLEAPSILSWPDYRDQVLIPFQLKRYDALGVWYWSKDKPQMLLDLPDTHKKLATKAPTKKSPKKTKK, from the coding sequence ATGCATAAACGACTAATGACAGCTTGGATGCTTTCTATGAGTATTCTAAGTAGCTTTGCGGCTGAACGAACACCAGAAAATGGCTTTGGCATTGTGCCGATGCCCTACGAAGCGAAGACCAAGGCGGGTAAGTCTTTTCTTATCACCAAAGATACCGTCATTATCGGCCAAGCTGAAGCAAGCAAAAATTGCGCAAGCTATTTACAGCAACGACTCCGTAAAAGTTGTGGTTTAACTCTTAAGAGAAAAGGGGCCGCAAGCGGGACCTCTATTGTTTTAAGCCTATCCGATGATGCGCACGCCTTCACTGAAAACGATGCCTACAGTCTCGAAAGTACTGCGGAGAAAATCATCATTGCCGCGAAGACCGAACGGGGGCTATTCTACGGCGTTCAGTCACTGCTTCAACTCTTGCCGCCCGCCGTCTACGGCGACAAGATCCAGGCCGGACTTGAACTCAAAGTTCCCGCACTCAGCATCAAGGATAAGCCATCCATGGACCGCATCCGTGGACTACATGTAGATATCTCACGTCATTTTCGTACCAAAGAAGAGTTACTCAAGATCATCGATAGCATGGCGATGCACAAGCTCAATACCCTCCACCTTCACTTGACCGATGATGATGCGTGGCGGATCGAGATCAAAGCCTACCCGAAATTGACGACTGTCGGCGCCATCGGTTCCCGAAGCAACCCCAAAGCTCCCGCTCAATTCCTAACACAGCAAGATGCCAAAGAGATTTACACCTACGCCAAGAGCCGTTACATCTCCATTATTCCCGAGATTGACATGCCAGGGCACATTGCGTCCGCAATCCGAGCCTACCCAGACTTAAAAAATCCGAAAGAATTGCGTCAGCCAGGCAAGGTCATGCGCGGTGATGCTCAGGGGCTTGAGTTTGCCAAAAAGGTTTTGAGCGAGATTAACGAGCTCTTCGATCCCGAATATATCCACATTGGCTGTGACGAGGTGAATTATAAAGTGAAGTCAGAAATATATTCAAAGAAAGAACTTGTTGCCTTTGCGACTGAGCTCTCTTCTTTCATTAAAAATGACCTGAAGAAAACGCCAATTGTTTGGGACGATGCCTTCATGCATGGTTTTCATGACAAAGGAGCTGTGGTTCAATGGTGGCGCTACGGTAAAAAATACTGGTGGAAAAAACTCAAAAACACGGTCGATGAAGAAGCGAATCTTCGCCAGCAACCCTTCATTCTTTCCCCAGCTTATTGGACCTATTTCGATATGAAAAATTCGGGTACACGTGGCGGATGGGCTAAGCCAATTTCACCTGCCCAACTTTATAACTGGGATCCCTTTGGCGACATGCTCGGAAAAACAGAACAGACTCGCAAACTCGTAGTAGGTGCCATTGCCTGCACTTGGAGTGAATCAATCAAAACCATGAAGGATTTCGGCGACCGCACTTATCCGCGCCTAGCTAGTTTTTCCGAACGGACCTGGCGTGGTGGAAAACTGGAAGCCCCGAGCATCCTGAGCTGGCCGGACTACCGCGACCAAGTACTCATTCCCTTCCAATTGAAACGCTACGATGCCCTAGGCGTATGGTACTGGAGCAAGGACAAGCCTCAAATGCTTTTAGATCTGCCGGATACTCACAAAAAATTAGCGACTAAAGCGCCAACAAAGAAGAGCCCGAAAAAAACGAAAAAATAG
- a CDS encoding metallophosphoesterase family protein: protein MKRLKPMMNLFMIPFCIGILFCIDVHAADANQQADTESSESWTFCSIPDFLNFDIEYPQKGWEDALGFILDSMKKENPAFVMVAGDLVMGHWGPTKEDVNKWADLYYPQWSKRWADHKLKVYTALGDHEIGDNPWRGNKAKLVPHYKEAFRRHLKMPLNGPDHMKGTAFHWTHKNVLFVSVDVFETGKSKQGEIAAGVTGAQLKWFEGVLKNHRDQVDHIIVMGHTPVLRPVRTFSSSGMLMVQGPESAFWKTMVKYDVDLYLCGEVHAVTCKQQDGIIQVAHGGLLGRTDKPNYMLVTVKKDRLEVTLKEIDLINGKGSLWQQKKRKGPWDTITITDERKKQGFTAIGHVSIIKEDGKKSFESISGFFDEKNNPTE, encoded by the coding sequence ATGAAAAGACTGAAACCAATGATGAACCTCTTTATGATCCCATTTTGTATTGGCATCTTGTTCTGCATCGATGTGCATGCGGCAGACGCTAATCAACAAGCTGACACAGAGTCTTCAGAGTCTTGGACATTCTGCAGTATTCCCGACTTTCTGAACTTTGATATAGAGTACCCTCAGAAGGGTTGGGAAGACGCCTTGGGATTCATTCTCGATTCAATGAAGAAGGAGAACCCCGCTTTCGTGATGGTCGCGGGTGATCTTGTCATGGGCCATTGGGGACCGACAAAGGAGGACGTCAACAAATGGGCCGACCTTTACTACCCTCAATGGAGCAAGCGATGGGCTGATCATAAGCTCAAGGTTTACACCGCCCTCGGTGATCACGAGATCGGCGACAATCCTTGGCGTGGCAACAAGGCCAAGCTGGTACCACATTACAAGGAAGCCTTCCGACGCCATCTCAAAATGCCGCTCAACGGCCCCGATCACATGAAAGGCACCGCCTTTCACTGGACCCACAAAAATGTCCTCTTCGTCTCCGTCGATGTTTTTGAAACCGGCAAAAGCAAGCAAGGCGAAATCGCCGCCGGAGTGACCGGCGCGCAGCTCAAGTGGTTTGAAGGAGTCCTCAAAAATCATCGCGACCAAGTCGATCACATCATCGTGATGGGTCACACACCCGTCCTCCGCCCCGTGCGAACGTTCAGCTCCTCCGGTATGCTCATGGTGCAGGGACCGGAATCCGCCTTCTGGAAAACGATGGTGAAGTATGATGTCGACCTCTACCTCTGCGGCGAAGTCCACGCCGTCACCTGCAAGCAACAGGACGGCATTATACAAGTCGCCCACGGCGGCTTGCTCGGCCGCACCGACAAACCGAACTACATGCTCGTGACGGTAAAAAAGGACCGCCTTGAAGTCACCCTCAAGGAGATCGATCTCATCAACGGCAAGGGTAGCCTCTGGCAGCAGAAAAAGAGAAAAGGTCCTTGGGACACGATCACAATAACCGATGAGCGCAAGAAGCAAGGCTTCACCGCAATCGGCCATGTGAGCATTATCAAAGAGGACGGCAAAAAATCCTTTGAATCAATCTCAGGTTTCTTCGATGAGAAGAACAATCCGACGGAATAG
- a CDS encoding endonuclease/exonuclease/phosphatase family protein, protein MKKSIHTMTTLGRVFAVALAFVTPLHAENEKLGEESIVRVMTYNACRGGTYLGQALSQSAKMIQLAKADIVGLQEIGENVPKLANLLAWNHWGPFLSRYEIVDHAQGMGKRPWYGIKVKLPSGQHAYAFNAHLPNPPNQAYQLLGLKGGYRTYPKIDTEEEAIAGAKKARGKYISRLLKLIKSFALTDDPIFVVGDFNEPSHLDWTEAAAKAGHHPMKVSFPTSLMMAEAGFTDSYRTIHPDEVAKPGLTWSPVYEPAHPDHHLMRIDYVYFKGKGVKVTGSKIIGEDKEHADIVVAPYPSDHRAVVATFTLAKQADSMKLNTSK, encoded by the coding sequence ATGAAGAAATCAATTCACACAATGACGACCTTAGGAAGGGTGTTCGCAGTAGCGCTGGCATTTGTTACACCCCTGCACGCAGAAAACGAAAAGCTCGGCGAAGAGTCCATCGTGAGGGTCATGACTTACAATGCCTGTCGTGGCGGCACCTATCTGGGACAAGCCTTATCCCAATCGGCCAAGATGATCCAACTGGCGAAGGCGGACATTGTTGGCCTGCAGGAAATCGGGGAGAATGTCCCGAAGCTAGCGAACTTACTGGCTTGGAATCATTGGGGCCCCTTTCTTAGCCGATATGAAATTGTGGATCATGCTCAGGGTATGGGCAAAAGACCTTGGTATGGGATAAAAGTAAAACTGCCTTCGGGGCAGCATGCCTATGCCTTCAACGCTCACCTGCCAAACCCACCCAATCAGGCCTACCAGTTATTGGGTCTCAAAGGCGGCTACAGAACTTATCCCAAAATCGACACCGAAGAAGAAGCGATTGCCGGGGCAAAGAAAGCGCGTGGAAAATACATCAGCCGCCTTCTAAAGCTCATCAAAAGTTTCGCGCTTACTGATGATCCTATTTTTGTAGTCGGAGATTTCAATGAACCCTCCCATCTCGACTGGACCGAAGCCGCAGCCAAGGCAGGACATCACCCCATGAAGGTGTCATTCCCCACCTCGCTGATGATGGCCGAGGCAGGCTTCACCGACTCGTATCGCACGATCCATCCCGATGAAGTAGCAAAGCCCGGCCTCACCTGGTCCCCTGTGTATGAACCTGCACACCCCGATCATCACCTTATGCGTATTGATTACGTTTATTTCAAAGGTAAGGGCGTCAAAGTCACCGGCTCAAAAATTATCGGCGAAGATAAAGAACATGCCGACATCGTCGTTGCTCCTTATCCCTCTGACCACCGCGCCGTGGTGGCCACCTTCACACTAGCCAAGCAAGCAGACTCAATGAAGCTAAATACTAGCAAGTAG
- a CDS encoding endonuclease/exonuclease/phosphatase family protein, producing MKKTMRTITSIGILFALGMAFITPLHAENEKTGEESIVRVMTYNVCRGGTYWGQPLSQSGKMIELAQADVVALQEMGKNTTAELAKLLGWNHTDTFLTRYEIVEEFKGGGRRPFHGIVVKLPSGQEARFYSLHLPHGPYQPYLLLGLTGGRSYAFIKTEAEAIDSAKRNRGKHLARVLKPIAALPNKEAPVFVIGDFNEPSHLDWTEAAAKAGRHPMKVDWPCSLMMSKAGFTDAYRTVHPDEMAKPGFTWNARVKPDDTSNHRDRIDYVYYKGKGLKVTDVKVIGANKENGDIVVAPYPSDHRAVVATFTLAKQADSKKPNTGDGK from the coding sequence ATGAAAAAAACAATGCGCACGATTACATCTATCGGAATACTATTCGCTCTTGGGATGGCATTTATCACACCCCTACACGCAGAAAACGAAAAAACCGGCGAAGAATCCATCGTAAGGGTAATGACCTACAATGTCTGCCGTGGTGGCACCTATTGGGGGCAACCCTTATCCCAATCGGGCAAGATGATCGAGCTGGCACAGGCAGATGTCGTTGCTCTGCAGGAGATGGGCAAAAACACTACAGCGGAGCTGGCGAAATTGCTGGGGTGGAATCACACCGATACCTTCTTGACGCGCTATGAAATTGTCGAGGAGTTCAAAGGTGGTGGCAGAAGACCGTTCCACGGCATAGTGGTCAAACTGCCTTCAGGCCAGGAAGCCCGCTTCTATAGCCTGCACCTGCCCCACGGTCCGTATCAGCCCTACCTGCTATTGGGTCTAACCGGCGGCAGAAGCTATGCCTTCATCAAGACCGAAGCCGAGGCGATTGACAGCGCAAAAAGGAATCGAGGCAAACACCTTGCAAGAGTTTTGAAACCGATCGCTGCTCTCCCTAACAAAGAGGCTCCTGTTTTTGTGATAGGCGATTTCAACGAACCCTCACACCTGGATTGGACTGAAGCCGCAGCCAAGGCCGGTCGCCACCCCATGAAGGTGGACTGGCCATGCTCTTTGATGATGAGCAAAGCAGGATTTACGGATGCCTATCGCACGGTCCATCCCGACGAGATGGCAAAGCCCGGCTTCACCTGGAACGCCAGGGTTAAACCGGATGACACCAGTAACCACCGTGATCGTATTGATTATGTTTACTACAAAGGCAAAGGCCTGAAAGTGACCGACGTAAAGGTCATCGGTGCAAACAAAGAAAACGGCGACATCGTCGTTGCCCCTTATCCCTCTGATCACCGCGCCGTGGTCGCCACCTTCACGCTAGCCAAGCAAGCAGACTCAAAGAAGCCGAATACTGGCGACGGCAAATAA
- a CDS encoding glycosyl hydrolase family 28 protein — protein MKVKLYELIASLLIFIPFSGMADVKPAGLFADGMVIQRETTAPVWGTAEAGEKVSVTASWGETAAVTAGEKGKWMVKLQTPSAGGPHSLTIKGNNTLEIKDVLSGEVWFCSGQSNMAFELKMLAKTNNHRTENRYKPAAAYVKQEMETARDEMLRQFTVSANTSPLEPLETLSGQWMSSSPQTNPDFSGTAYFFGRELRKELKVPVGLILCAWGATRVEPWIPAEAYQQDEEMTLYYQNNMVQEEEESAERKATRRGWRPTAPSTIFNGMVKPVIPYAIKGAIWYQGEANSDHNPNKYERNFRAMISSWRAHWGQGDFPFYFAQLANYAKPAPGTLAFDGWPTVCDQQRRTLGLKNTGMAVLRDIGEARDVHPHNKMDVGKRLALWALKNDYKQNIPVCSGPLYKSHKIKGDKMIIKFDSAGSGLMTGEKPVMEATRETKTPLKHFQVCGAARQWKSAQAEISEKDTVTVSHPEVPKPVAVRYAWAPNPEGANLYNKEGLPASTFTTGAEIQATASSSSPSTYNIEDYGAVADGKTLCTTAIQNAIDECNKAGGGQVVVPAGKFLTGTIVLKSKVELHLQKDAVLLGSFDLKDYPVKLVKYRSYTDKYTDKSLIFAEEQENISITGSGMINFQGEKFPPSPRRNWYKTKPFGIRVTSCKNVTVTGVTLRNSAMWMQLYLNCDGVHVEGITVWNHAQRCNDGIDIDSTRNVKILNCKIDALDDGICMKSTGPDPTENVLVSDCVVSSRCNALKTGTESTGGFKNIRFTNCKVVPSKGTMHVRGHQEKGIGGVCIGAVDGGVCEDITVDNITIEGTLAPIFVRLGKRNRRYHPDVEILKDGTMKNISFSNITVTGGTHNYGCAFLGLPGNPIKGLKLSNINIESPGGGTKKDGERVIKELAGAYPQATYWGKLPAYGFFVRNADDVEIENVRFTNIQKDERPAFVLEEVHGSIFRNIETKSVTGTPLVTIRENCKDIDLGGKK, from the coding sequence ATGAAAGTAAAGCTATATGAATTGATTGCTTCGCTGCTTATCTTCATACCATTTTCCGGAATGGCCGATGTGAAGCCCGCGGGATTGTTTGCCGATGGCATGGTGATCCAGCGCGAAACAACAGCGCCTGTCTGGGGGACCGCTGAAGCGGGTGAAAAAGTGTCTGTCACCGCAAGCTGGGGTGAAACTGCGGCCGTTACGGCAGGAGAAAAGGGGAAGTGGATGGTAAAGCTCCAGACACCCTCAGCAGGAGGTCCGCACAGCTTGACGATCAAAGGGAACAACACGCTTGAAATAAAAGACGTGCTTTCGGGTGAAGTGTGGTTCTGTTCCGGTCAGTCCAATATGGCTTTTGAGCTGAAAATGCTGGCGAAAACCAACAACCATCGGACGGAGAATAGATATAAGCCCGCCGCAGCCTATGTGAAACAGGAAATGGAGACGGCCCGGGATGAGATGCTTCGACAATTTACGGTCAGCGCTAACACGTCGCCGCTGGAGCCCTTGGAAACTCTGAGCGGTCAGTGGATGTCTTCATCGCCGCAAACCAATCCAGACTTTTCGGGTACAGCCTACTTTTTCGGTCGCGAGCTGCGTAAGGAGCTGAAGGTTCCAGTCGGTCTGATTCTGTGTGCCTGGGGCGCGACCCGTGTGGAACCCTGGATTCCGGCAGAAGCGTATCAGCAGGATGAGGAGATGACCCTATATTACCAGAATAATATGGTGCAGGAGGAAGAGGAGAGCGCTGAAAGGAAAGCCACCAGGCGGGGCTGGCGCCCGACGGCTCCATCCACAATTTTCAATGGCATGGTCAAGCCGGTGATCCCTTACGCCATCAAGGGCGCTATCTGGTATCAGGGTGAAGCCAATTCTGACCATAACCCCAATAAATATGAACGTAATTTTCGCGCGATGATCAGTAGTTGGCGCGCGCATTGGGGCCAAGGCGACTTTCCGTTTTACTTCGCTCAGCTGGCGAACTATGCGAAACCGGCTCCTGGGACGCTTGCGTTCGATGGATGGCCCACGGTCTGCGATCAGCAACGCCGAACGCTCGGACTGAAAAACACCGGCATGGCGGTGCTGCGTGATATCGGCGAAGCCCGGGACGTCCATCCGCACAACAAAATGGATGTCGGCAAGCGTCTGGCTCTGTGGGCCTTGAAAAACGATTACAAACAGAACATCCCGGTCTGTAGCGGTCCGCTCTACAAGAGCCACAAAATCAAAGGCGATAAAATGATCATCAAATTTGATTCGGCCGGTTCTGGGCTCATGACCGGAGAGAAGCCGGTAATGGAAGCTACGCGGGAAACCAAGACACCATTAAAACATTTCCAGGTCTGCGGGGCTGCTCGCCAGTGGAAATCGGCACAGGCTGAAATCTCCGAAAAAGACACGGTAACGGTCTCGCATCCGGAGGTGCCGAAGCCGGTCGCTGTCCGCTATGCCTGGGCACCGAATCCGGAAGGCGCCAACCTGTATAACAAGGAAGGCCTGCCGGCCTCCACCTTCACCACGGGGGCCGAGATTCAAGCTACAGCATCGAGCTCATCGCCAAGCACCTATAATATCGAGGATTATGGAGCGGTAGCAGACGGCAAAACACTCTGCACCACCGCCATACAGAACGCCATTGATGAGTGCAATAAAGCCGGGGGCGGCCAGGTTGTTGTTCCTGCAGGAAAGTTTCTGACCGGCACCATCGTGCTCAAAAGCAAGGTGGAATTGCACCTGCAGAAGGATGCGGTGCTTCTGGGAAGTTTTGATCTTAAGGATTATCCGGTGAAACTGGTCAAGTACCGCTCTTATACCGATAAATATACCGACAAGAGTCTGATTTTTGCCGAGGAGCAGGAGAATATTTCCATTACAGGAAGCGGCATGATTAATTTTCAGGGGGAGAAATTTCCTCCTAGCCCCAGAAGGAACTGGTACAAAACCAAACCCTTCGGAATACGTGTCACCTCCTGTAAAAACGTTACGGTTACGGGAGTGACCCTGCGGAATTCTGCCATGTGGATGCAGCTTTATCTCAATTGTGATGGGGTGCATGTCGAAGGGATCACCGTCTGGAACCATGCTCAGCGATGCAATGATGGGATTGATATCGACAGCACCCGTAATGTGAAGATTCTCAACTGCAAAATCGACGCCTTGGATGATGGAATCTGCATGAAAAGTACTGGCCCTGACCCGACTGAAAATGTCTTGGTCAGTGATTGTGTCGTCAGTAGTCGTTGTAACGCGCTGAAAACCGGAACCGAATCTACGGGTGGATTTAAGAATATACGATTTACCAATTGCAAGGTAGTGCCGTCCAAGGGAACGATGCATGTGCGAGGTCATCAAGAGAAAGGAATCGGCGGAGTTTGTATTGGCGCTGTAGATGGTGGCGTCTGTGAAGATATTACAGTCGATAACATTACCATTGAAGGGACACTAGCTCCGATCTTTGTGCGCCTTGGCAAGCGCAACCGTCGCTATCATCCCGATGTAGAAATACTAAAAGACGGCACGATGAAGAATATATCCTTCTCCAATATTACCGTAACAGGCGGTACACATAACTATGGATGCGCCTTTCTCGGTCTCCCGGGCAACCCGATCAAAGGACTAAAACTGAGCAACATCAATATTGAATCCCCCGGAGGAGGCACAAAGAAAGATGGTGAACGAGTGATTAAAGAACTCGCCGGCGCGTATCCCCAGGCGACCTACTGGGGGAAGTTGCCGGCATACGGTTTCTTTGTCAGGAACGCGGATGATGTAGAGATTGAAAATGTGCGTTTCACAAACATTCAGAAAGATGAACGTCCCGCATTTGTCTTGGAAGAAGTGCATGGTTCTATCTTTCGCAACATTGAAACGAAGAGCGTTACCGGGACTCCTCTTGTCACCATAAGAGAGAACTGCAAGGATATCGATCTAGGAGGAAAAAAGTGA
- a CDS encoding sulfatase-like hydrolase/transferase, with protein MKKTLRTMSAIGMLLAVGLAFVSPSGNVHAQTSASAGRERPNILYIFTDDQSTRSVSCYEDARPWAQTPNIDKLADSGMRFTTCYTGAWCQPSRASALSGLLQHSVKSLTYTTGSHYAVSYDPEQLRFFPSVFRKNGYETACIGKWHLGEDVGHGRDWDYSVIWDRGGRDRRGRNNVMAYYKGTLVRTNGGDRKPLGGYSTDRYTELAVDYIKEKKRAEKPWYLWLCYGGVHGPYTPAPRHNRSYSDAPSSNVPVDIFGPRPTKPDHLKNFTRWKKDEHGKPKGYDSAVKKYHKAVKSLDDGVGALVKALKESGQLDNTVIIFTSDQGYAWGQHGSNEKWMPYDSNIRAPLIFSAPGLVKPGTVCKEAVNGVDLVSTIHSLAGIEPEWKLHGRDLLGLLKKPEGKLNEPMLMINTTYEYGDNVIEKLKSKNYDAFERRDLYAWMMMRDGKYKYIRHFKDNVIEELYDLEKDPDELNNLAVNPEYHTKLTKLRLKAVEEFRKKDGDFVDYLPEPGTMASFRGPSLNHRAQED; from the coding sequence ATGAAGAAAACATTGCGCACGATGAGTGCTATAGGAATGCTGCTCGCTGTGGGGCTGGCGTTTGTAAGTCCGTCTGGAAATGTTCATGCGCAAACTTCTGCATCAGCAGGAAGAGAACGCCCCAACATCCTCTACATCTTTACCGATGATCAGTCGACGCGTTCGGTCTCCTGTTACGAAGACGCCCGTCCCTGGGCTCAGACGCCCAACATCGATAAGCTGGCCGATTCAGGGATGCGCTTCACCACCTGCTATACGGGAGCCTGGTGTCAGCCGTCACGGGCAAGTGCCCTTTCTGGCTTGCTTCAGCACTCCGTAAAGAGCCTGACGTATACTACGGGCAGTCACTACGCGGTATCATACGATCCCGAGCAGTTACGGTTCTTCCCATCCGTATTCAGAAAGAACGGCTACGAGACCGCCTGTATAGGGAAATGGCATCTTGGCGAAGATGTCGGGCACGGCCGAGACTGGGACTACTCGGTCATCTGGGATCGCGGCGGCAGGGATCGCCGCGGCAGAAATAACGTAATGGCCTATTATAAGGGTACACTCGTCAGGACCAACGGCGGTGATCGTAAGCCGCTCGGAGGATACAGCACCGACCGCTATACCGAACTGGCGGTCGATTACATCAAGGAAAAGAAACGCGCCGAGAAACCCTGGTACCTTTGGCTTTGCTACGGGGGCGTGCACGGCCCCTACACACCTGCACCAAGGCACAACAGATCCTATAGCGATGCTCCTTCATCTAACGTTCCAGTCGATATTTTCGGCCCACGCCCGACCAAGCCCGATCATTTGAAAAACTTCACCCGCTGGAAAAAGGATGAGCATGGAAAACCAAAGGGTTATGACAGTGCGGTAAAGAAATATCACAAAGCGGTCAAATCTCTGGACGATGGAGTCGGTGCCCTTGTCAAAGCGCTGAAAGAAAGCGGCCAGTTGGATAACACCGTGATCATCTTCACATCCGACCAAGGCTACGCCTGGGGACAGCACGGATCAAATGAAAAATGGATGCCCTATGATTCAAACATCCGCGCCCCGCTCATTTTCTCAGCGCCTGGACTCGTCAAGCCGGGGACCGTCTGCAAGGAAGCCGTTAACGGGGTTGACCTCGTAAGCACGATTCACTCGCTTGCAGGCATTGAACCCGAATGGAAGCTGCACGGGCGCGACCTGCTGGGGCTACTCAAAAAACCTGAAGGGAAACTCAACGAACCGATGCTCATGATCAATACGACTTACGAGTACGGTGATAACGTTATCGAGAAGCTGAAATCGAAGAACTACGACGCTTTCGAGCGTAGAGACCTGTATGCCTGGATGATGATGAGGGACGGAAAATACAAATATATCCGGCACTTCAAAGACAACGTCATTGAGGAACTCTACGATCTGGAAAAAGACCCCGATGAGCTGAACAACTTGGCCGTGAACCCTGAGTATCATACAAAGCTGACCAAACTCAGACTCAAAGCCGTTGAAGAATTCCGGAAGAAGGACGGCGACTTTGTTGACTACTTGCCGGAGCCCGGGACCATGGCATCGTTTCGAGGTCCATCACTCAACCACAGAGCCCAGGAGGATTAG